One Candidatus Thioglobus sp. DNA window includes the following coding sequences:
- a CDS encoding Hsp20/alpha crystallin family protein: MKNTLLIALLISSSVMAHQPFHNYSSSHGLHNNSWSNFNKQFQQFNNKMRAVHNQNAISTQTKRYFDDQSNHYMIEIKVKGLAKENLDITTRNNMIYISGRVQISKKTANSSRTSSSKFSQSYSLPNDADTDNINAEFKNGILAVSIPKLEKAKPLVNKITIQ, encoded by the coding sequence ATGAAAAACACTTTACTAATAGCATTGCTTATATCAAGTAGCGTCATGGCTCACCAGCCATTTCATAACTATTCGTCTAGTCATGGCCTTCATAATAACTCTTGGTCAAACTTTAATAAACAGTTTCAGCAATTTAATAACAAAATGCGTGCTGTTCATAATCAAAATGCTATTAGTACGCAAACTAAGCGATATTTTGATGATCAATCTAATCATTACATGATTGAGATAAAAGTGAAAGGATTGGCTAAAGAAAATTTAGATATCACCACTAGAAATAACATGATTTATATCAGTGGACGTGTGCAAATATCTAAGAAAACAGCTAATAGTTCTCGCACTTCATCGAGTAAATTCTCGCAATCTTATTCATTGCCAAATGATGCAGATACAGATAATATTAACGCTGAATTTAAAAATGGAATCTTAGCTGTCTCTATTCCAAAACTAGAAAAAGCTAAACCCTTGGTAAACAAAATTACTATTCAGTAA
- a CDS encoding ribbon-helix-helix domain-containing protein: MSLLFSEHKLQHLFNVCSTEQVLEFVPLKRSIRLHGHSTTIRLEKAYWTVLEQMAEDEELSLAKLLELISDTCLVANDKNLASCLRVLCLKYINIYY; this comes from the coding sequence ATGTCCCTTTTATTTTCTGAGCACAAACTCCAGCACTTATTCAATGTTTGTTCGACTGAACAAGTGTTGGAGTTTGTCCCACTTAAGAGAAGCATTCGCCTTCATGGGCACAGTACAACCATTAGATTGGAAAAAGCTTACTGGACAGTTTTAGAGCAAATGGCAGAGGATGAAGAGCTTTCATTGGCAAAACTACTGGAGTTAATTAGTGACACCTGTCTTGTGGCAAATGATAAAAATCTTGCCTCTTGCTTGCGAGTGCTATGCTTAAAGTATATTAATATCTATTATTAG
- a CDS encoding YeeE/YedE family protein, with protein sequence MDFFKKSLDPRIALVAIAFFDIFLFLILGAWTVGGGETMMTGLAAELIIGDQINEIPFWQIVFPPDFGYWKIYISFGMLFGAFVGAKLSNEFFWRFPGSLSEWVMITIGGLMMGIGIRLAFVCNVSTFFGLTPQLNLGGYLSMTGIILGAWVGSHIYKKVLGF encoded by the coding sequence ATGGACTTTTTTAAAAAATCACTTGACCCAAGAATTGCATTAGTAGCTATTGCTTTTTTTGATATTTTTCTTTTTTTAATTTTAGGTGCATGGACAGTTGGTGGTGGTGAAACGATGATGACTGGTTTGGCTGCTGAGCTAATTATAGGAGATCAAATTAATGAAATACCCTTCTGGCAGATAGTATTCCCACCTGATTTTGGTTATTGGAAAATTTACATTTCCTTTGGTATGCTTTTTGGTGCATTTGTTGGAGCAAAGTTAAGCAATGAATTCTTTTGGCGCTTTCCTGGTAGTTTATCTGAATGGGTAATGATCACTATAGGTGGACTTATGATGGGTATTGGTATACGCCTAGCTTTCGTTTGTAACGTCTCCACATTCTTTGGATTAACACCACAATTAAATCTTGGAGGGTATTTGTCAATGACAGGAATTATTTTAGGCGCTTGGGTTGGATCTCATATTTATAAAAAAGTTTTAGGATTTTAA
- the uvrB gene encoding excinuclease ABC subunit UvrB, with amino-acid sequence MGKKFQLESKFSPSGDQPSAIKALVDGVNAGEKFQTLLGVTGSGKTFTLANVIKQTQRPSLIMAPNKTLAAQLYAEMKEFFPNNAVEYFVSYYDYYQPEAYVPASDTFIEKDSSINEQIEQMRLSATKSLLERDDVIIIASVSAIYGLGDPESYMSMLLHLSVGEISNQREILSRLTQMQYTRNDVTLLRGSFRVKGEVIDIFPADSEERALRIEMFDEEIERLYWFDPLTGERLKSLQRITVYPQTHYVTPKSKILNMLDDIKVELKDRRGELLSLNKLVEEQRLTQRVHMDIEMMRELGYCNGIENYSRYLSSRKPSDPPPTLLDYLPENSLVILDESHVTVSQIGGMYKGDRARKTTLVEFGFRLPSALDNRPLKYNEFEERIHQCILVSATPAQYELDVSTTIAEQLVRPTGLLDPEIEVRPVGTQVDDLLSQINKRVKVGDRVLVTTLTKKMSEQLSEYLNEHGVKVRYLHSDIDTVERVEIIRDLRLGVFDVLVGINLLREGLDIPEVSLVAILDADKEGFLRSERSLIQTMGRAARNVNGKAILYADRITKSMKKAMDETNRRREKQQQHNKDNNITPRGILKPIINILETDLTSIELDEDTGEQILVQLSPVQLAKEIKSLEKQMYKLASDLEFERAADVRNQIKNLKDSQFKTAL; translated from the coding sequence GTGGGCAAGAAATTTCAACTAGAATCTAAATTTTCTCCAAGTGGAGACCAGCCCAGTGCCATCAAGGCGTTGGTTGATGGTGTAAATGCGGGTGAAAAATTTCAGACCTTACTAGGAGTTACAGGCTCAGGTAAGACTTTTACCTTAGCAAACGTCATCAAACAGACCCAGCGCCCCAGTCTTATTATGGCGCCAAACAAGACTTTGGCTGCTCAACTGTACGCAGAAATGAAAGAATTTTTCCCAAATAATGCGGTGGAATATTTTGTTTCGTATTATGATTATTATCAGCCTGAAGCTTATGTACCTGCCTCTGATACATTTATTGAAAAAGACTCATCAATCAATGAGCAAATTGAGCAGATGCGTCTATCTGCTACCAAATCTCTTTTAGAGCGTGATGATGTAATCATTATTGCTAGTGTTTCAGCTATTTATGGTTTAGGCGACCCTGAAAGTTACATGTCGATGTTGCTACATTTAAGTGTCGGTGAGATTTCTAATCAAAGAGAAATATTATCTCGACTTACGCAAATGCAATACACACGTAATGATGTGACCTTACTTAGGGGAAGTTTTAGAGTTAAAGGTGAAGTGATTGACATCTTCCCAGCGGACTCTGAAGAGCGAGCATTACGTATTGAAATGTTTGACGAAGAAATTGAAAGGCTGTATTGGTTTGATCCCTTAACAGGTGAAAGGCTTAAATCATTACAACGTATTACTGTTTATCCTCAAACGCATTATGTAACGCCAAAATCTAAGATCTTAAATATGCTAGATGATATTAAGGTTGAGCTTAAGGATCGTCGTGGAGAGTTGCTATCTTTAAATAAGCTTGTGGAAGAGCAGCGCCTTACTCAGCGTGTGCATATGGATATTGAAATGATGCGCGAGTTAGGATATTGTAATGGCATTGAAAACTATTCACGTTATTTATCTTCTCGTAAGCCGAGCGATCCACCACCTACTTTGCTAGATTATTTGCCTGAAAACTCCTTAGTAATTTTGGATGAGTCACATGTTACTGTTAGCCAAATTGGCGGCATGTATAAAGGTGATAGAGCGCGTAAAACAACTTTAGTAGAGTTTGGGTTTCGCCTACCCTCTGCGCTGGATAATCGCCCATTAAAGTATAACGAATTTGAAGAGAGAATTCATCAGTGTATTTTAGTATCGGCTACCCCTGCACAATATGAGCTTGATGTTTCTACGACAATTGCAGAGCAGTTGGTTCGCCCGACTGGGCTATTAGATCCTGAAATTGAAGTGAGGCCAGTTGGCACTCAAGTGGATGATTTACTTAGCCAAATTAACAAGCGTGTTAAAGTGGGTGATCGAGTTTTAGTGACGACATTGACCAAAAAGATGTCTGAGCAGCTTAGTGAATATTTAAATGAGCATGGGGTTAAAGTTCGATATCTGCACTCTGATATTGATACGGTTGAGCGAGTAGAAATTATTCGAGATTTACGTCTTGGTGTATTTGATGTTTTAGTAGGTATTAATTTACTCAGAGAGGGGTTAGATATACCTGAGGTGTCTTTAGTGGCGATACTAGATGCAGATAAAGAAGGGTTTTTACGCTCTGAAAGATCGTTGATTCAAACCATGGGTAGAGCGGCTAGAAACGTTAATGGTAAGGCAATCTTATATGCTGATCGAATCACCAAGTCGATGAAAAAAGCCATGGATGAGACAAATAGAAGGCGTGAAAAACAGCAACAACATAATAAGGATAATAATATCACTCCTAGAGGCATTTTAAAGCCAATTATTAACATTTTAGAGACTGACCTAACCAGCATAGAATTGGATGAGGATACAGGTGAACAAATATTAGTTCAATTGTCACCCGTGCAACTTGCTAAAGAAATAAAGTCATTGGAAAAACAAATGTATAAACTGGCAAGTGACTTAGAGTTTGAGCGTGCTGCGGATGTTCGTAATCAAATAAAAAACTTAAAAGATTCTCAATTTAAAACAGCCTTATGA
- a CDS encoding YgiQ family radical SAM protein codes for MSLPPKDLHSYPKFWPHKKGLVPAPLLPMSRKEMDDLEWDCCDIIIVTGDAYVDHPSFGMAIIGRLLESQGFRVGIISQPDWHSADAFRQLGKPNLFFAVASGNMDSMVNHYTAEKRPRSDDAYTAGAMAGKRPDRATTVYTQRAKEAYKGIPVIIGGIEASLRRIAQYDHWSQTIRRSILPDSKADLLLFGNAERAVVEIAHRVAAGEDIKKMTDIRGTAFMRQGIPEGWTVLDSSEIDADKSLVHPQTDPYADTSAKDKQGCGDKNNQAMPIKIDPNQGAVQVIDFDHRTKGLKRENTVIRLPSFEQVAKDRYLYAHTSRVFHLETNPGNARALVQRHGERDVWLNPPPIPLSMEEFDSVFELPYTRKPHPSYGDLKIPAYDMIRFSINIMRGCFGGCTFCSITEHEGRIIQSRSEDSVIREIETIRDNIDDFKGNISDLGGPTANMYRLQCKDTKIEAACRRLSCVYPGICPNLGTDHKPLTKLYRRARKLKGIKRIFIASGLRYDLAVRDPEYIKELVTHHVGGRLKIAPEHTEDNTLSKMMKPGIGSYHQFKKLFDRYSKQAGKEQYLIPYFISSHPGTSDEDMLNLALWLKSNDFKPDQVQAFIPTPMAIASAMYHTELNPLKKITRGSEVVKTPRSGQQRKLHKAFLRYHDSENWDVLRQALKQMGRSDLIGDGDEHLVPYSRAGNSPRLKFLRKNNNDFHHRISVKNKNQGFNTKLSNKKK; via the coding sequence ATGTCGTTACCCCCTAAAGACCTTCACTCTTACCCAAAATTTTGGCCTCATAAAAAAGGGCTTGTTCCTGCACCATTGCTTCCTATGTCTCGAAAAGAGATGGATGACTTGGAATGGGATTGTTGCGATATTATTATCGTTACAGGTGATGCGTATGTAGATCACCCTAGTTTTGGTATGGCGATTATTGGTCGTTTGCTAGAATCTCAGGGGTTTAGAGTGGGGATTATCTCTCAACCTGATTGGCATTCTGCAGATGCTTTTCGCCAGCTAGGAAAGCCTAATTTATTTTTCGCTGTTGCATCGGGCAATATGGATTCTATGGTGAATCATTACACCGCTGAAAAAAGACCGCGTTCTGATGATGCCTACACTGCAGGTGCCATGGCAGGCAAACGCCCTGATCGTGCAACTACTGTCTATACTCAGCGTGCCAAAGAAGCTTACAAAGGTATTCCTGTTATTATTGGTGGTATAGAGGCTAGCTTAAGGCGTATTGCTCAATATGATCATTGGTCACAAACCATTCGCCGTTCTATTCTTCCTGATTCTAAAGCTGATTTACTACTTTTTGGTAATGCTGAACGCGCCGTGGTTGAGATAGCGCATCGAGTTGCAGCAGGCGAAGATATTAAGAAAATGACTGATATTCGTGGCACAGCATTTATGCGCCAAGGAATTCCTGAGGGTTGGACGGTACTAGATTCAAGTGAAATTGATGCTGATAAGAGTTTAGTTCACCCACAAACAGACCCTTATGCAGACACATCTGCCAAAGATAAGCAGGGTTGTGGCGATAAGAATAATCAGGCTATGCCTATTAAGATTGACCCTAATCAAGGAGCAGTGCAGGTTATCGATTTTGATCACCGCACTAAAGGACTAAAGAGGGAGAATACTGTTATCCGCCTACCTTCTTTTGAGCAGGTAGCAAAAGATCGTTATCTATATGCGCATACGTCACGTGTTTTTCATTTAGAAACCAATCCAGGTAATGCACGCGCTCTTGTGCAACGCCATGGTGAGCGTGATGTTTGGTTAAATCCGCCACCAATTCCTTTATCAATGGAAGAGTTTGATAGTGTGTTTGAATTGCCTTATACGCGCAAGCCGCATCCTTCTTATGGTGATTTAAAAATTCCTGCCTATGACATGATTCGTTTTTCGATTAATATTATGCGTGGTTGTTTTGGTGGATGTACTTTTTGCTCGATTACTGAGCATGAAGGGCGCATTATTCAAAGTCGTTCAGAGGATTCAGTGATTCGTGAAATCGAGACTATTCGTGATAATATTGATGATTTTAAAGGTAATATTTCAGATCTTGGTGGCCCAACAGCAAATATGTATCGCCTTCAATGTAAGGATACAAAAATAGAAGCTGCCTGTCGTCGACTTTCTTGCGTCTATCCTGGTATTTGTCCAAACCTGGGGACAGATCATAAGCCACTTACTAAATTGTATCGACGTGCGCGAAAACTAAAAGGTATTAAGCGAATATTTATTGCTTCAGGTTTGCGCTATGATCTTGCTGTTCGTGATCCTGAATATATCAAAGAATTAGTTACTCATCACGTAGGCGGGCGTTTAAAAATTGCACCTGAGCATACTGAAGACAATACTTTGTCAAAAATGATGAAGCCAGGTATTGGTTCTTATCACCAGTTTAAAAAGCTGTTTGATCGCTATTCCAAACAAGCAGGTAAAGAGCAATACCTTATTCCTTATTTTATTTCTTCACACCCTGGAACCAGTGATGAAGACATGTTGAATCTAGCGCTTTGGCTAAAGAGTAATGATTTTAAGCCAGATCAAGTGCAAGCTTTTATTCCTACGCCGATGGCGATAGCTTCAGCTATGTATCATACTGAATTAAACCCACTTAAGAAAATTACCCGAGGATCAGAAGTGGTAAAAACTCCGCGAAGTGGTCAGCAACGAAAATTACATAAAGCTTTTTTACGCTATCATGATTCTGAAAATTGGGATGTATTGCGACAGGCTCTTAAGCAAATGGGACGCAGTGATTTAATAGGTGATGGCGATGAGCATTTAGTGCCTTACTCTAGAGCTGGAAATTCACCAAGATTAAAGTTTTTACGAAAAAATAATAATGACTTTCATCATCGCATTTCTGTAAAAAATAAAAATCAAGGTTTTAATACTAAACTTTCTAATAAAAAAAAGTGA
- a CDS encoding sulfurtransferase codes for MKIKTLAFGIAFSLGGVSLANTPLVDVDWVKSNSCNSNVRVIDIRNGLDGASKTDYLKGHIPCAVYSNYLKDGWRAKVKNVVGQLAPSPKLEKLIGKLGVDNNTHVVIYHHGKSALDLASATRVYWTFKVLGHDNVSILNGGYLAYIKEKDSKKRVKNKVERGNYAVRAKNFKASLRTNMMADSNDVLAAVNDSSVALVDLRPHHQFIGINRHGKAKRNGTIPTAKNLSESWLTMNGGGTLRSSDEIKKLYKVAGVKLGGDQINFCNTGHWASLGWFADSEIMGNKSSRLYDGSMVEWSSNSSLPMEKKVDF; via the coding sequence ATGAAAATAAAAACGCTTGCTTTTGGTATTGCGTTTTCACTCGGAGGAGTGTCATTAGCAAATACACCGTTAGTGGATGTTGATTGGGTGAAGTCAAATTCGTGTAATAGTAATGTCAGAGTTATTGATATTCGTAATGGATTAGATGGTGCATCGAAAACGGACTATCTTAAGGGTCATATCCCTTGTGCGGTATATAGTAATTATCTTAAAGATGGCTGGCGTGCAAAGGTTAAAAATGTTGTTGGTCAGTTAGCACCAAGTCCAAAACTTGAAAAATTAATTGGTAAGCTTGGCGTTGATAACAATACACATGTTGTTATTTATCATCACGGCAAAAGTGCATTAGACCTTGCAAGTGCTACTAGGGTTTATTGGACATTTAAGGTTTTAGGCCATGATAATGTGTCAATTCTAAATGGTGGCTATCTTGCTTACATTAAAGAAAAAGATAGTAAGAAGAGGGTGAAGAATAAAGTTGAAAGAGGTAATTATGCAGTGAGGGCTAAAAATTTCAAAGCTTCGCTACGTACTAATATGATGGCCGACTCAAATGATGTTCTAGCAGCTGTTAATGATTCAAGCGTGGCATTAGTTGATCTGCGCCCTCATCATCAGTTTATTGGTATCAATAGACATGGAAAAGCAAAAAGAAATGGAACCATACCAACAGCTAAAAATCTTTCTGAAAGCTGGTTAACAATGAATGGTGGTGGCACTTTACGTAGTTCAGATGAGATTAAAAAGCTTTATAAAGTTGCCGGCGTGAAACTTGGCGGTGATCAAATTAATTTTTGTAACACTGGACATTGGGCTTCTTTAGGTTGGTTTGCTGATAGTGAAATTATGGGCAATAAGTCTTCAAGACTTTATGATGGCTCAATGGTTGAATGGTCATCAAACAGCTCTTTACCAATGGAGAAGAAAGTAGATTTTTAA
- a CDS encoding sulfurtransferase TusA family protein yields MGLFTKKTTEKVANTSDNDPTITLDNGDVINVTKTVDCLGFSCPRPQLMTKGAMSDAKSGEIIKIVIDNPTSMESLASMQSELSSKHLGTVFSNQSWKVLMQKK; encoded by the coding sequence ATGGGTTTATTTACTAAAAAAACGACTGAAAAAGTGGCTAATACAAGTGACAATGATCCAACGATAACTCTTGATAACGGAGATGTGATAAATGTCACAAAAACCGTTGATTGCCTTGGATTCTCATGCCCTAGACCACAGCTAATGACCAAAGGCGCAATGAGTGATGCCAAGAGTGGTGAAATTATCAAGATAGTTATTGATAATCCTACTTCAATGGAATCTTTAGCATCGATGCAGTCAGAGTTAAGTAGTAAACATTTAGGTACAGTTTTTTCTAATCAGAGCTGGAAAGTTCTTATGCAAAAAAAATAA
- a CDS encoding pyridoxal phosphate-dependent aminotransferase, whose protein sequence is MSEFLSKRVQKVKPSATLAVTAKASELKSQGVQIVPMGSGEPDFDTPINIQQAAIEAIHNGQTRYTAVDGTPALKQAIIDKFKRQNNLNYTNSEVMASSGGKQVFYNLCQAILDKGDEVIIPSPYWVSYPDMVILADATPIVVETGLEQDFKITPKQLEQSITDKTKLFIINSPSNPTGAVYSKDELQALADVLINHPKVLILTDDIYEHIRWGDDDFINIVMAEPKLKAQTIILNGVSKGYAMTGWRIGYGAGPEAIIKAMKKIQGQSTSNPSSIAQAAALEALNGDQSIINTMVNAFEERHEYIVNALNAIDGVECPRSQGAFYSFPRVEGLIKRLGLKDDVEFSTYCLEKLNIALVPGSAFGASGYVRFSFATSMDNIKQAVEKLASV, encoded by the coding sequence ATGTCAGAGTTCCTTTCTAAAAGAGTTCAAAAAGTTAAGCCTTCAGCCACCCTTGCGGTCACTGCAAAAGCCAGTGAATTAAAGTCCCAAGGTGTTCAAATTGTACCAATGGGATCAGGTGAACCAGATTTCGATACGCCTATTAATATCCAGCAAGCCGCTATTGAAGCTATTCATAATGGACAGACTCGATATACCGCAGTTGACGGTACACCTGCTTTAAAGCAAGCTATTATTGATAAATTTAAACGTCAGAATAATTTAAACTATACAAATTCTGAAGTGATGGCCTCTTCAGGTGGAAAACAGGTTTTTTATAATTTGTGTCAAGCGATACTCGATAAAGGCGACGAAGTTATTATTCCTTCACCATATTGGGTGAGCTACCCTGATATGGTAATCTTGGCTGATGCCACACCAATTGTGGTGGAAACTGGCTTAGAGCAAGATTTTAAAATCACCCCCAAGCAGTTAGAACAAAGCATTACTGATAAAACCAAACTTTTTATTATTAACAGCCCTTCTAACCCTACTGGTGCGGTTTATTCAAAAGACGAATTACAAGCCTTGGCAGATGTACTGATTAACCATCCTAAAGTACTTATTTTGACCGATGACATCTACGAGCATATTCGTTGGGGAGATGATGACTTTATCAATATCGTCATGGCAGAGCCTAAATTAAAGGCTCAAACCATTATTCTTAACGGTGTCTCCAAAGGTTACGCCATGACGGGCTGGCGTATAGGTTATGGTGCCGGTCCAGAGGCTATCATTAAGGCCATGAAAAAGATTCAAGGCCAATCAACCTCTAATCCTTCTTCTATTGCGCAGGCGGCAGCCCTAGAGGCACTAAATGGTGATCAAAGTATCATTAATACAATGGTTAATGCATTTGAAGAGCGTCATGAGTATATTGTTAATGCATTAAATGCTATTGATGGTGTCGAATGCCCAAGATCCCAGGGCGCCTTTTATTCTTTCCCAAGAGTTGAGGGTTTGATCAAACGCCTAGGACTTAAGGATGATGTAGAATTTTCTACCTATTGCCTAGAAAAGCTTAATATTGCGCTTGTGCCAGGTTCTGCTTTTGGTGCTTCAGGTTACGTGAGATTTTCATTTGCTACTAGCATGGATAACATTAAACAAGCGGTAGAAAAGTTAGCGAGCGTTTAG
- a CDS encoding YeeE/YedE thiosulfate transporter family protein — protein sequence MSVIGEILVAFLFGSIVGLLVQRSRFCNTAALRDAILFKTYRNTEALLLAMMVLTIGFTTFITFGVGQTMKFDVGLNQVIGLFIFGIGMVLAGACTVSTWVKSGEGNVGAIWALIFTFIGMFLFSLLWSFDYWPPAPIAMTGEPNLETLQLGFANAETLQEKTGIPAIFFGLIQFGVLLFIYLKIQAKKSLKTTGDN from the coding sequence ATGTCAGTAATTGGTGAAATTTTAGTCGCATTTTTATTTGGATCTATAGTTGGATTGCTAGTTCAACGCTCTAGATTTTGTAATACAGCAGCTCTAAGAGATGCAATATTATTTAAAACCTATCGAAATACTGAAGCCTTATTGCTTGCTATGATGGTTTTAACTATAGGATTTACAACATTTATTACCTTTGGTGTAGGCCAGACCATGAAATTTGATGTTGGACTTAATCAAGTTATCGGCTTATTTATATTTGGAATAGGCATGGTTCTTGCAGGTGCGTGCACCGTATCAACTTGGGTTAAGTCTGGTGAAGGGAATGTTGGTGCTATCTGGGCATTGATATTTACATTCATAGGCATGTTTTTATTCTCATTATTATGGTCATTTGATTATTGGCCACCTGCTCCTATTGCAATGACTGGTGAGCCTAATCTAGAAACACTTCAATTAGGTTTTGCTAATGCGGAAACACTTCAAGAAAAAACTGGAATCCCGGCAATATTCTTTGGATTAATACAGTTTGGAGTTTTACTTTTCATATATTTAAAAATTCAAGCAAAGAAATCTTTAAAAACAACAGGAGATAATTAA
- the queE gene encoding 7-carboxy-7-deazaguanine synthase QueE produces MNTDLNITEIFYSLQGEAREVGLPSIFIRLTGCPLRCTYCDTEYAFKGNNIISIDAIMAEVGQYNTQYVCVTGGEPLAQINCHVLLDTLIKNNYKVSLETSGSIDIEEINPGVSIVMDIKTPCSNEVNKNLYSNVAKLKEKDQLKFVIGSRHDFDWSVDILSQYPTHAGVLFSPVFDQITPTQLADWILEAQLNVRMQVQMHKILWGDEKGK; encoded by the coding sequence ATGAATACCGATTTAAACATTACTGAAATTTTCTATTCACTACAAGGTGAGGCTAGAGAAGTAGGCCTGCCTAGTATCTTTATTCGCCTAACAGGTTGCCCACTTCGCTGTACTTATTGCGATACTGAATATGCCTTTAAGGGTAATAATATAATTAGTATCGATGCAATCATGGCTGAAGTTGGCCAATACAATACTCAATATGTCTGTGTGACCGGCGGAGAACCGTTGGCACAAATTAATTGCCATGTTTTATTAGATACGTTGATTAAAAATAACTATAAAGTTTCATTAGAAACCAGTGGTAGTATTGACATCGAAGAGATCAATCCAGGCGTTTCTATTGTGATGGATATTAAGACACCTTGCTCAAATGAAGTGAATAAAAACTTATACAGTAATGTTGCAAAACTTAAAGAAAAAGATCAGCTGAAATTTGTCATTGGATCGCGCCATGATTTTGATTGGAGTGTTGATATTCTAAGTCAATACCCAACTCATGCTGGCGTTCTATTCTCTCCTGTGTTTGATCAAATAACACCAACTCAATTAGCTGATTGGATTCTTGAAGCTCAACTTAATGTGCGAATGCAAGTACAAATGCACAAAATACTTTGGGGTGATGAAAAAGGAAAATAA
- a CDS encoding alpha-ketoglutarate-dependent dioxygenase AlkB gives MIAKSINKNRSEIVDLFDNNKDYFAPFELPNEDGYSMIWNENLNGYDIKIPNGVMFYSEHFFDQKESDKSVEYFLENTNNIDKSVDWRTFTSEDFSSINFKNIKWKHDSINLYGKKIPLPRYTAWFGDPGKSYTYSGINSTPNEWNKGLLHIKQQIEKVSDIRFNGVLLNWYRDGNDYMNWHADNEKELGINPVIASVNFGATRDFIIRKNDKSLKIKIPLKHGSLLIMRGEIQHYWQHSVPIRKKIKNIRFNLTFRKIIS, from the coding sequence TTGATTGCAAAGAGTATCAATAAAAATCGAAGTGAAATAGTGGACTTATTTGATAATAACAAAGATTACTTTGCGCCATTTGAATTGCCAAATGAAGATGGTTACTCAATGATCTGGAATGAAAATTTAAATGGTTACGATATCAAAATTCCCAATGGAGTTATGTTTTATTCAGAGCATTTTTTTGATCAAAAAGAAAGCGATAAAAGTGTGGAGTATTTTTTAGAAAATACAAATAATATTGATAAAAGTGTAGATTGGAGAACGTTTACATCAGAGGATTTTTCTTCTATTAATTTTAAAAACATTAAATGGAAGCATGATAGTATTAATTTATACGGAAAAAAAATACCATTACCAAGATACACAGCTTGGTTCGGTGATCCGGGCAAGTCTTATACTTATTCAGGTATTAATTCTACTCCTAACGAGTGGAATAAAGGTTTACTGCATATCAAACAACAAATTGAAAAGGTTTCAGATATAAGATTTAATGGCGTTTTGTTAAATTGGTATAGAGATGGGAACGATTATATGAATTGGCATGCAGATAATGAAAAAGAACTAGGCATTAATCCTGTTATTGCTTCTGTAAATTTCGGAGCTACACGCGATTTTATTATTAGAAAAAATGATAAATCTTTAAAAATAAAAATTCCTTTGAAGCATGGCTCTTTATTGATCATGCGTGGCGAGATTCAACATTATTGGCAACATTCTGTTCCTATAAGAAAGAAAATTAAAAATATACGTTTTAACTTAACCTTTAGAAAAATTATAAGTTAA